GCATTGGCATTAGGTCCCTCCAATTCTGCTGTTTGGATGATCTTGATATTAGCCCGTGGAAACGCATCACAATGCCACGAAAGTTTTGGCCACGCTCGCGGGAGCCCGACTACAATACCGAGCCATCCCGTTCTGAATTCGGCTGAATCGGCTCCTTCCCCGCTCCCACTGCTCTATATCCGCGTACCCTTGTTCGCGCTCGCGAAAAACAAAAGGCTGCTGCCGCCTGAGGGGAATGGAAGGGGCGACTGGAGGAAGACGACAGCGCCACCGCAGGTTCCTCTGTCCTCCTCATCCTCTGGCATCTCCAGCCATCCTCCATCATTTCCCCTCTCCCTGCTGGTCCAATTCGGCCCCAATCTCTCCTCCCCCACCTCTCTCCGTGCGCTGGGTGAACTGCAGGAAGACGATGGCGCTGCCGCAGGTTCtttccctcccctccctcctcatCCTCTGGCATCTCTAGGCACTAGCCATCCTCCGTCGTTTCCCCTCCCCCCTCAGGTTCACTTCGCCCCCAATCTTCCCTGCTCCCCCCACCTCTCCGTGCACAACCCCAACAACTGTGGTGTGTGCCCAAGGTCTCTTTGTTGCCTCCTCGCCTAATCCCTCATCCGTGCAGACCTATGCTGCCTCCCTGTAGCCCCCTCCCTCATCTCCTCTGTTCAATTGCAGCACACATAGAAACCCTAATCCTCTCTTGTGtgtattttttttttcaggTTGCTTCTCTGGTTTTGGCTGCTCTTTAGGCCAATTGAAGGTACATGATCCCTAATTGATGTGTTTTCATTGGATACCATGATGTGTTGTTGCATGCCATGGTGTTTGTATGCCTGTATTAGAATtttttttcttgcaaatgatGCATGTGAATTGTAGTTACACCATGTCAGATCTTGATTTGGTTTCTTATATAATCGaagaaaacaaaagaagaaagaggagaaggaTTGTGTTGACAGAACTACATTTTGAGTCAGTTGTTCTTGGGCCTGTATACCTTAGTTCGCAGAGGAGACCAAGGGATTTAGGGTGCTTTAGTGACGATGACTGCAGGCACAATAATAGGAAGTATTTGCTCAAAGAAATGTATGATGGATATGAAGTTACATGCTATGATAAGTTGTGTTTGACTAAAAGAAACTTCCAAGACCTGGGCATCATATTGCGTGAGAAGTGTGATCTCCGTGACAGTGTATATGCTAGTGTGGAAGAAAAGGTCGCTATGTTCTTGCTAGCAGTTGGACATGGTTTAAAAATGGGGTTTGTTGTGTGGCACTTACAAGCAATCTTTAGGAGACTATCAGTAGGCACTTTAATGATGTCTTGACAGCCATTCTATCTGTAAGTGGGGAATTTGTTAAGCTTCCTGATCCTTCTGTTCAACCACCTGATGGTTACAAACGGAAATGGTTTGGCAATGCACTTGGAGCACTAGATGGGTGTCATGTTGATGTATGTGTTACTGTGGGTGACCAAGGGAGGTCCAGGAACAGAAAGCAACAAATCACCACCACATGCTAGGTGTGGTTGATTGGAACATAAAATTTCTATATGTATTCCCTGGCTGGGAGGGTTCAGCCTCTGACTCAAAGAGTTCTACGCGACGCAATGAGTCACCAAGATGCATTTGTTGTACCTATGGACATGAGGAAGGAATGGCTCTTGATGTCGAATGAGAAGAATTCCACCTGAGCGAGGTTCTGTATGGTTGTTATGTAATGCTTAAGAACTTGCTATCCTAATTAGGTGCTTCCTGTTATGATGGACAAAAACATGTCTTTTTTTGTCTTTTGTGATTGTAGCATTATTTAGTATGTTGTAATCCGTTGTTGGTGCTAGTAACAGACTTGGAAGCTATTGATGTCATGCTATTGCCTATATAATGCTGCTGTGACATTGTTGCATTTAATATTTTTGGCCACATTTTTTATGATGTTCCCATGGTTCTTATAATTATTCATAATATAATTCCTTTTTTTCTAAAGTGATATATAATCATTCTAATAATCCACAAGTTTTGAAAACTACATTTTCATACATGTACAGCAATGTATAATGTTCAAACTAGTAATTCCAACTAGTAATTACATAGCCATCCAAACAGCAGCTTTGGCATTGAAGCCCATTTCCATTTCCACTCAGCTTTGGCATTCCTCCACCAATGCAATACCCCCACCTAAATATCTACATCCAAGCAAAGCCTAAGACTTTTTCATCATTACTTTTCATGCAATTTAGTATCTCTAAGTTTAGTTTAGTATTAGATGCTCCTAACCGATGAAACTATTCATGAAAGATCCTTAATGTAATGTTTAATATAAGTTATGGTGTTCTATTGACCCCATAAAATTTGTACATTGAGAAACAAAAAGAAAAATCTCAATAGGCGGTTGATTGGACCAGTTAAAAATAGTTCATGGGAGAAAATCAAGACGAACTTCTGTTCAGAGGGCTAAGCGGACAAAGTGGATTATTTGGGGTGATAAAATGGACATTTTACCTTCGAGATATTAGTATATTACTCTGAGCGCATTACTCAGCACAATTCCAATACGATTTAAAGTTTGTATTCAAAGTGAAAATCAACATTAAATCTACAGGAGCACTTCAACTCAGTACCATTTGACATATCAACCATTCACAGGAATTGTTCGAAATATGTGTTGCATGAGTTGACTAAAAAGCTTAGATTCATCCTCATAGAGCATAGACAAGAAAAATTCTCATCCAATCACGGCTAAGCACACTCACAATATAGAGCATATGGACTTTGTGATTAAGATTGAGGAAAGAGGAATTATGCACTACACTTACCACCCTCACCATCAGACGCCTCAGCAAGCCTTGCAATTGCATCGATTAACGATTGTTCATGCTCCTGCCAGAACATCTGTTAGTTCAGAAGAAACGGCACCCCAATAATGTTTGGCACACGTCTCTGTTACCTTTAGCACTTTCTTGGACCTCTCCACCTCAAGGGGGTCAGGGTTGCCAGCACTGAAAACCCGCTCCACCTACATGAGCAGATCATGATGATAAAGCAGACAATTTGGTACGGTTGTAAACCAATAAGCTGAGTTCCTTCCAAACAAACCTCCTTTATGAGTGTCTCTGTATGAAGAATTTCTATGTAGTCAGAACTCTTCTTCCCAACACCGTTTTGCGAAGGTGGATAATCTTTCTTAAATGAGTTCTTTTGGGGGCCCCTACCTCTTCCGGCACCTAACATGGGGCCACCACGACCGGTTGACTTCTTAACACCATGACCGGGAGCACCACGACCTAGAAGGTTTAAATCAGGCTCCTCACCTTCCCATCTTACATCCTCAGGTGCCATCTGCAGCAAagatgaaaaaaaaaatatcaTGCATACATTACACTGtaggccttttgcttgttgttTAACTATTGAAATTGTTCAAGAAATGTGTTCAGCTGTTAATGTTACTGTGATGGTCTACTAATTCTATTATGATGGAAGTCGTCCATTAATAGTCCTTCAGTAACCAATTCATTAACATGATAATTTAGCCAGTTTTCTAACCAACATGGTGTTTCAAGGAAACAAAATCAAGACCAGCCATGGATTCTTGGCTTTTCTCGATTGTATTGCTGCTCCAGTCCAGTTTTGAAACTATGAGACAATTATGACTTAATCAAAGCATATCTGACGCTTCAATGAGAATTTTCAGTTGAGAACAAGTACATTTTTTTTCTAAGGAAATATGATTGTGATATATAATGAGAAGATCCCAATCATTGCGTATGTATCTTAAACAAATTAAGAAATTTGACATATCATGCTCATCAGGTAAGCAATGTAGGTCATTTGGTTCACTGCTCCACATCCATGGCAGCCAAAACAACTGTTACTTGGGCATAGTTCGACAAAATGTTGTGTTCACAAGTGGATGGCAGAACTCAAATATGGGTGGCTTGCTACACCGTATCCTAGAATCAGAACTTTGGATAAAAAGTTACAAAGTTACAAATTTTCTAATACTAGTGGTGAGTGTagctgtggacccagaaaagCCCGAGAGAAAACATGCATTTTACCAATACTCCTTTCACAGAGTACCACCAGTTAGATTCCACAGTCATTGACATAAAGTTACCCTTGTTGCTTTCGAATAATATTATAATTATCAGGTACTTTCACAACTCACAAGGACAATCTACATTtgcccccccccaaccccccacccccgccccgccacacacacaaaaaaaaaagttcaTTTTCAAACCTCAGTTAAAACCAGATAAAAACCTGTTTATTGACTGTCAACACCAGCACAAATTATCATGGAAGGCCAGCTTTATGGGTGTTTTTGGGTGATATGGCAGCCAAATCATCCACATGGAGATGCAAGAGTACTACAGGAGGGGTGATGTGGGTGTCCCAGCAAAAGTAGGTGATGTGGCTACCACATCACCTAAAACCACCCACAAAACCAACCTGAGGACATAGTTTACACCAGTTTTGACAGTTGAGTTACATATTTTATAGGGTTTGGCATGAGAACAGCAAGTCAAACTGAGTGAAGAGTCAAGGGAAAGAAATAGACTTTTCTTCATTGGCAATGATGAGTAATTACCTCCTTAAAATCAACCCACTCCCATGTCTCATGTGCTGTATTCATGTCATAAACAAGTGCATAGAGATCCTACAATTAATCAGAGCGACTTGATTAATTATATGAACCTATACATGTCATAACTGTGACCCCTTAGAAATAAGACGTACCTTTTCTGCATCATAATCAGTTATTACAGCTTCGTAAAAACTATTATCATCAGGCCACCGAGTCATGACTTTACGGCCGATTAACGGATTTAATTGTGGCCCTTCAGGAGGAAGGCCAGCAGATGTATTTCTGTTAATAACTGGTCCCCGCCCACTAGGACCAGCAGAAGATGGCATAGATTTGACTGCAGGGCCACCAGGTATCTTCTGGCCCTTCAAGCACACAATTAATTACCCAAAAATAATCAATATCAAATCACAAAAATTACAAGTACAAAATTAACTGCAGATGTTTTAACAATCACTTACTGGTTTATTCTTTTTCACTTTTGTGCCAGGTGGGGCTGCCTTTTTTGCTCCTGAAGATGATGGTTGCATTGGTGCAGCTAAAGGCTGTGAGTGCATAGCAGATGGCGCAGGTACAGATGCAGAGGGAATGGGTTGAGACGTCTTTTGCCTCTTGCGAGCAGAGGTGGTAGGACTGGGCACCGGGTCATGCAAACGCTGAGCATTAACTGAATTCATCTGAAGCCCACCTGTTGATTCTCTCCATTCCCTTAAGAGAAGAACTATAAGAGGTGAGAAAGAGAGTAGAAAAAGGGCAAAGAGGCTACTgcacagttaagatgtatactCATCTATCAGACAATACCTTATTCTTCGGATAATATCATCACTATTAACTCCGTTTAGCAACTCCCTGTGTTCTTTGTCAGATACTCGTAGCTCCTTCCTAAGCTCAGTAATGAGACTTTCCTTTTCCTGAGACAATATATTCATACTTTTATAAGGTCAATCTATGAAATGCAGGCCAACCCGAGTAAATTAATAACATGAAGATTGGCAGGGACATGCATACCCATGTTATAGCATCAGACTGAGCCTTGAATGCTCGAAGAACTGAACAATATGCTTCTTGCTCAAGGTGATGTATTTGTGCTTCCATATCTGTCTGAGGTTGTTGAACTCTAGTATATGGACCAGCACCAATAGTATCTCTTCCATTACCAGTGATACGTCCACTGCCTTTCATACCTCTGCTGTTCTGATATGATGGTGGAAGATCATCATCGGTTCCTGTAACCAATGCCAAATTTCTGAGCATAGCATTTCTCAAATGTTGTTACCTAACTGGTTGAAACAGGCGGGCAGTTACCCGATCCCAGCCTGTCACCAGCAGGAACCTGAGCGAAATAATCCCAAAATATATTCTGGACATATGAAACTTTTTGTTCATAAAGGTGACTGGTGTTGCATTACTTCCTACCTACAAATAGTGATTTGCATTGGCCATTTAGCTTTTTTCTTCTCGTTTTGGCAAGAGTGCAGAAGGTCATAACTGTGAGCACATTGAAGGTGTCTTCTTGAACAAGTTATTATTTCAGATAAAATACATATGTTTAAACTACTTGATTTCACCCTACAAACTCCGGATCCTGCATAGATCTCAGAGTTTGAGCTGTACCAATCAAGCTCCAAGTCACATGCAGACGCAGACCATTCGGCGGGATTCTTCGCTTCAGCCTGACGCTGACACCGCAGACGCGAATACAGACAGGCCCATCGTAAAAAAATAATCTCAAATCATGCTAACACACTATGGCAGCGTCTTGTATAAAGAAAAGAACTTGAGGTTAAGCTCTATTAACTCGGTGTTATAACAGCATCACCTTGTTGCCAACTAGGCAGCAAGTTGCAGATGATTGACTTCCATGCTGTAGGGCTTATGTGGGCGCTTGGCATGTTGTGTCACCTAATAATTACTTCCATCAGGGAACTGGATGGGCCTGAACTAGGGATGGCATTCTAGCCTGATAAAGCAATACATGTACCTAATAGAGGTGTGAATGTTTCGACTTTTCTGCCTACAGGCTTGTTCTTTGAATGCTGCCCCAATGGGTAAACCGGCACGAACATGGGTATGCTGCCAGTTTTTTACACTTCTAAGACCAAATGGTTGAGAGCGCATGAGTAAGAAGTTAAAACCTAGGAACTAAGCTACTAAAAACAGTAGATCACCACATCTTAGCCACTTGCTTACCATATCATTGTATCCTATACCTTTTTTCTCAACCAGAACTCAACTAAATATCAAAATAGAATGCACCTTACCCCATATGCACCACAAGAAACTTTGATGGCAGATAATGTTTTACTTAAAATTCCAGAACAAAAAACCAGCACATGGCAAGGAAATCTTAAGTTATTCTAAAGCTAGGCCAAGATTTGAGCGAAGGCCACATCCCAAGTACTAGGTACTATTGAGAGGGGCAGTGTTTCAGAATGTTATATATCCTTAATAGAGCACCGAGAGGGCTCAGCCATAACTGGCTTAATCATTAATAATTTTGCCAATTAATAACATTAACACAGAACAGGGATTTTGTAGGTTATCTTGTAAGCAATTATCTCTTCTTATATCTTTCACTGGTTCCTTTTTTGGGTGTACACAACAATAATCTGAGATAGAAGTTAGAACTGTCTATTCTATATGCCTGATCATGTTGCCTGCAAGTAAATTATACCTCCATGTCCATACTAACAGGAGGGAAAACTTTCAAGTTTCAAAGATATTATCAGAACTATAACCTATATAAAACCCAGTGACTATGCAACCTTCCATGCTACCATTTTATTTTGCAGGGCCAACTTTCCACACATTGACAGACAAACTCTAAAAATAACTTCACAGAGCATTGTATATTCTGCAACAAACTTCTCAAGAGTAAATAACATAATTTTTCATCTCAACATTGCATCAAAAAGTTTCCAGCCAGCAACAGAGATGACTTTCATTTGCCTTGTACTTTAGGTTCAATGCTTAAGATATTTAAAAGAAAGCACCAAATATAACAGTTTATTGACAGACTTTGCATCGTGACCTAAGGAATACCTCTAACACTTAGATAGAACCGCAGACCCAATAATACGATAACAGTTCGCGTCTTTTAACCCGAACAACAGGCATAAAATTTCACAACCCAAAGTCGCGGTGGGAGTTAACTGCCACGATCaattacacgactaatttcacCCAATTACTCCACAAAATAACACAAATCTCTAAAAAGAAAATGGTGTTCAAGCCTACACATCAAAAGAAAAATCTGCACGAAATGATATCGTCCTCCACAACTAACAAAAATTTCCCACCAATTACTCCAGGGAATAAACACATAATCCCGAAAATTGACAATTAAGCAACAAACCCTAACCATAAGGGCAGAATCCACCACACTCACCGCTGCTGTCCACAGCCCCGCCGTAGTCCATGCCGTGTCTCAGCTCCGGAGACCACAAATCCACTCCAAATCACACCTCGCCGACGGCGCCACAACCACGACCACGAAAGCGACGCGACGCGACCCCGCCGAACCGCCTCGGATAGAAACAcggatccgccgccgcccgggaaAGAACGACCCTTCCTGGCTCCCCGCCCGGACAGAGCCGCGGGTTCCGAAGGCGAAATTCAGGCGAGACGCGGCGGATCCCGGCGAGATCTGGGCGGATCGCGGAGAGGGGAGCCTACGAGGGGACGCTGTGGGAGGAGGGCAGGGTTGCCCGGGCGTGCGGGAGGCGAGGAAACGAAGGGTGATGCGAAAATCATTGGAGGGGCAAAAAGGGTATTTTGTCGGTGGCATGGGGAGTTTTATAGGCGACTGGTCCGATGTGGTATAGCGTGCGTCGGAGGCACGGAACGTGAGGGCTTCTACCGGCTTCGCCtccacccatttagcacaaatcAAGCAGCTATTatgggcctgtttagatcattttgcaaaaacgcaaaattttcCTGTTGTaaaggaatcttaccaatttgaagtactaaataaagtctatttacaaaactttttgcatggatgggttgtaaatcgcgagacaaatctaatgagcctacttaatccatattttgcaacagtgatgctacagtaaccatccgttaattattgcttaatcatggattaattagcatcattagattcatctcgtgatttacaactcatccatgcaaaaagttttacaaatagacttcatttactACTTtaaattggtaagattcctttgCAGTAAAATTTTAAGTTTTCGCAGaatgatctaaacaggccctataGCGTGAAGCTGCGTGAAGCTGTCTTGTAAGGTGAGTGTTTGGCACGGAACGTGAGGGCTTCTACCGGGTTCGCCtccacccatttagcacaaatcAAGCAGCTATTATAGCGTGAAGCTGCGTGAAGCTGTTTTGTAAGGTGAGTGTTTGGCAGGATTTTATTCACAGCGCGCGTTTAGCAGCTGTGCTGTCGTAGGTAGGGGTGGCAAGGCTTCTACTGCTGCATGAACCAATCATGGTCCATCTTGAACAAATAAAATTGTTCCACTGCTGCATAAATTGTTCTAGAATAGATAAAAGTTTTTCACCCTAAAAATGTTCAGATGTATTTCATCAAAACAAAAATTGTTCCgacaaaaaaataaaatgttcccaaataaataaaatattaaaAAACAAAATTGTTATAatacaaataaaaatattttaaaaaatatatcATTTAAATATAATCAAGTGTGGTCTAGTTTTAAAGATCTCGCAGCAAAAACTCAATGGTGAAATCAAAATTTAATTTGGATAATTAGTTTGTGAAATAGAATTTTTTTGAGTCCATATATTGCACGCACGCAAATCGAGGCATCTGACGCAGGGCAAAACCCATTCTGCGATTGCTCCACGTCCGCTCACGCGCGCAACAAATAGAAATCACCATGTTTGGCATGGCTCCCTCTGAGGAGCTTCTCTAGAGGAGCTGGAGCCGTGAGC
The Panicum hallii strain FIL2 chromosome 6, PHallii_v3.1, whole genome shotgun sequence genome window above contains:
- the LOC112896914 gene encoding protein EMSY-LIKE 3-like isoform X2, coding for MKGSGRITGNGRDTIGAGPYTRVQQPQTDMEAQIHHLEQEAYCSVLRAFKAQSDAITWEKESLITELRKELRVSDKEHRELLNGVNSDDIIRRIREWRESTGGLQMNSVNAQRLHDPVPSPTTSARKRQKTSQPIPSASVPAPSAMHSQPLAAPMQPSSSGAKKAAPPGTKVKKNKPGQKIPGGPAVKSMPSSAGPSGRGPVINRNTSAGLPPEGPQLNPLIGRKVMTRWPDDNSFYEAVITDYDAEKDLYALVYDMNTAHETWEWVDFKEMAPEDVRWEGEEPDLNLLGRGAPGHGVKKSTGRGGPMLGAGRGRGPQKNSFKKDYPPSQNGVGKKSSDYIEILHTETLIKEVERVFSAGNPDPLEVERSKKVLKEHEQSLIDAIARLAEASDGEGDDHGRSLEYNRG
- the LOC112896914 gene encoding protein EMSY-LIKE 3-like isoform X3, with the translated sequence MKGSGRITGNGRDTIGAGPYTRVQQPQTDMEAQIHHLEQEAYCSVLRAFKAQSDAITWEKESLITELRKELRVSDKEHRELLNGVNSDDIIRRIREWRESTGGLQMNSVNAQRLHDPVPSPTTSARKRQKTSQPIPSASVPAPSAMHSQPLAAPMQPSSSGAKKAAPPGTKVKKNKPGQKIPGGPAVKSMPSSAGPSGRGPVINRNTSAGLPPEGPQLNPLIGRKVMTRWPDDNSFYEAVITDYDAEKDLYALVYDMNTAHETWEWVDFKEMAPEDVRWEGEEPDLNLLGRGAPGHGVKKSTGRGGPMLGAGRGRGPQKNSFKKDYPPSQNGVGKKSSDYIEILHTETLIKEVERVFSAGNPDPLEVERSKKVLKEHEQSLIDAIARLAEASDGEGVIVTKAP
- the LOC112896914 gene encoding protein EMSY-LIKE 3-like isoform X1, giving the protein MDYGGAVDSSGTDDDLPPSYQNSRGMKGSGRITGNGRDTIGAGPYTRVQQPQTDMEAQIHHLEQEAYCSVLRAFKAQSDAITWEKESLITELRKELRVSDKEHRELLNGVNSDDIIRRIREWRESTGGLQMNSVNAQRLHDPVPSPTTSARKRQKTSQPIPSASVPAPSAMHSQPLAAPMQPSSSGAKKAAPPGTKVKKNKPGQKIPGGPAVKSMPSSAGPSGRGPVINRNTSAGLPPEGPQLNPLIGRKVMTRWPDDNSFYEAVITDYDAEKDLYALVYDMNTAHETWEWVDFKEMAPEDVRWEGEEPDLNLLGRGAPGHGVKKSTGRGGPMLGAGRGRGPQKNSFKKDYPPSQNGVGKKSSDYIEILHTETLIKEVERVFSAGNPDPLEVERSKKVLKEHEQSLIDAIARLAEASDGEGADDHGRSLEYNRG